Proteins found in one Deltaproteobacteria bacterium genomic segment:
- a CDS encoding chemotaxis protein CheD: MHSAAKPNPNQSEAVLEVKNAAHEKLYLHPGQLFASRQSHAVTTILGSCVAVCLWDAVKKIGGINHYLLPAFTGDGVASPRFGNVAIAELIEQLTALGCRKRDLQAKLFGGACVIAAFRNRATHLGWENVQTAEKILEREDIPVIGQDIGGDKGRKLIFHTDDGSAWVKRL; the protein is encoded by the coding sequence ATGCATTCAGCGGCAAAGCCAAACCCAAACCAGAGCGAGGCCGTTCTTGAGGTCAAGAACGCCGCCCATGAAAAACTTTATCTCCATCCGGGGCAGCTGTTTGCCTCGCGCCAAAGCCATGCCGTGACGACCATTCTCGGCTCCTGCGTCGCGGTCTGCCTGTGGGACGCGGTGAAAAAGATCGGCGGCATCAACCACTATCTGCTACCGGCTTTCACCGGCGACGGCGTCGCTTCGCCGCGCTTTGGCAACGTCGCCATCGCCGAACTGATCGAACAACTGACGGCGCTCGGCTGCCGCAAACGGGATCTGCAAGCGAAGCTCTTCGGCGGCGCCTGTGTGATCGCCGCGTTTCGCAACCGCGCCACCCACCTCGGCTGGGAAAATGTCCAGACCGCCGAAAAAATCCTCGAGCGCGAAGATATCCCGGTCATCGGCCAAGATATTGGCGGCGACAAAGGCCGTAAATTAATTTTCCACACCGACGACGGTTCGGCGTGGGTGAAGCGGTTATAG
- a CDS encoding response regulator: MASRKILLVDNSETILQMEQMILQRDSYELMIARDGEEGVAKALATLPDLILMDVVMPKMDGFAAVKRLRENALTREVPIVMVTTKSEATAMECGYESGCNDYVIKPIDSLELITKVRNLLGD; this comes from the coding sequence GTGGCATCGCGAAAAATCCTGCTGGTCGACAATTCCGAAACCATTTTGCAAATGGAGCAAATGATTCTCCAGCGCGATAGCTACGAGCTGATGATCGCCCGGGATGGCGAAGAAGGCGTAGCGAAGGCGTTGGCCACCCTACCCGATCTGATCCTGATGGACGTCGTGATGCCCAAGATGGACGGTTTCGCCGCCGTGAAACGGCTGCGGGAAAATGCCCTGACCCGCGAGGTGCCGATCGTCATGGTGACCACCAAATCGGAAGCCACCGCGATGGAATGCGGCTACGAGAGCGGCTGCAACGATTACGTCATTAAACCGATCGACAGTCTGGAGCTCATCACCAAGGTAAGAAACCTGCTCGGCGATTGA
- a CDS encoding YbjQ family protein, with translation MIDSKLITTAQEIPGYRIARNVGVVRGIIVRSRSLLGNIGASLQTLFGGNITIYTELCERARDDAHRLMIEHAGQLGANAIIGVRYDATEIAAGVTEVLAYGTAVNAEVFRG, from the coding sequence ATGATTGACAGCAAGCTCATCACCACGGCGCAGGAAATCCCCGGCTACCGGATTGCGCGAAACGTAGGCGTCGTGCGCGGCATTATCGTCCGTTCGCGCAGCCTCCTCGGTAACATCGGTGCCAGCTTGCAGACGCTGTTTGGCGGCAACATCACCATCTACACCGAACTTTGCGAGCGGGCGCGCGACGACGCCCATCGTTTGATGATCGAGCATGCCGGCCAGCTCGGCGCCAACGCCATCATCGGCGTGCGCTACGACGCGACGGAAATCGCCGCCGGCGTCACCGAAGTGCTGGCCTACGGCACGGCGGTCAACGCTGAAGTTTTTCGCGGCTAG
- a CDS encoding RNA-binding protein yields MKLRWVTFLGRKHQRNIRDDTDNEAIRLDKWLWAARFFKTRALAAEAIGGGKIDIDGARAKPSRVVRIGDKLNIRRGPIEWAIVVKAVSRLRGPAPQAQGLYEETTESVAKRQAVAAQMKFERGVEFDSPGRPSKRDRRDIAKFTKRGW; encoded by the coding sequence ATGAAGCTCCGCTGGGTCACTTTCCTTGGCCGTAAACACCAGCGAAACATACGCGACGACACAGACAACGAAGCGATCAGACTAGACAAATGGCTCTGGGCCGCGCGGTTTTTCAAGACCCGCGCGCTTGCCGCCGAAGCCATCGGTGGCGGTAAAATTGACATCGACGGCGCCCGTGCGAAACCGAGCCGCGTGGTTCGGATCGGCGACAAACTGAATATTCGCCGCGGCCCTATTGAATGGGCGATCGTCGTCAAAGCGGTTTCCCGCCTGCGCGGTCCGGCGCCACAGGCGCAAGGCCTCTATGAAGAAACCACTGAAAGCGTCGCCAAACGGCAAGCCGTCGCGGCCCAAATGAAATTCGAGCGCGGCGTGGAATTTGATTCGCCGGGTCGCCCATCGAAGCGCGACCGGCGCGATATCGCTAAGTTCACCAAGCGCGGTTGGTAA
- the surE gene encoding 5'/3'-nucleotidase SurE, translated as MIILLSNDDGIQSEGLTALEKSLAKLGEIYTVAPDRAQSSMSHALTLHRPLRVHEIGPRRLSVDGTPVDCVKLALTGLLPVKPDLVVSGINKGPNLGDDIIYSGTVSAAIEATLLGIPAIAVSLVTFSNFDFHIAAEFTATLIERIQQPGIPAGTLLNVNVPNLPKAQLKGWKLTRMGKRHYSENIVERVDPRGGKYYWIGGDDLGFAHDDGTDCVAVHEGFVSVTPLQVDLTDHKLLNEAPLGHFPWP; from the coding sequence ATGATCATCCTGCTTTCCAACGACGACGGCATTCAATCCGAAGGACTGACGGCACTAGAAAAGAGCTTGGCAAAACTTGGCGAGATCTACACCGTGGCGCCGGACCGGGCGCAGAGTTCCATGAGCCACGCCTTGACGCTGCACCGGCCGCTGCGCGTGCACGAAATCGGCCCGCGGCGCCTGTCAGTGGACGGCACGCCGGTGGATTGCGTCAAGCTCGCGCTTACCGGACTGTTGCCGGTCAAACCCGATCTGGTCGTCTCCGGAATCAACAAAGGGCCCAATCTCGGCGACGACATTATTTATTCGGGAACGGTGTCCGCCGCCATCGAGGCCACGCTGTTGGGAATTCCCGCCATCGCGGTTTCTCTGGTCACGTTTAGCAATTTCGATTTTCACATCGCGGCAGAATTCACCGCGACCTTGATCGAGCGCATCCAACAGCCGGGCATCCCCGCGGGCACCTTGCTCAACGTCAACGTGCCCAATTTACCCAAGGCGCAGCTCAAAGGCTGGAAGTTGACGCGCATGGGCAAGCGCCACTACAGCGAAAACATCGTCGAGCGCGTCGACCCGCGCGGCGGCAAATATTACTGGATCGGCGGCGACGACTTGGGCTTCGCCCATGACGACGGCACCGATTGCGTCGCCGTGCACGAAGGATTCGTCTCGGTCACTCCGTTGCAAGTCGATCTTACCGACCACAAGCTTTTGAATGAAGCTCCGCTGGGTCACTTTCCTTGGCCGTAA
- a CDS encoding tRNA guanosine(34) transglycosylase Tgt produces the protein MLDSACVNSRLQFTLEAEANGSRARATTFQTLHGPVETPIFMPVGTQATVKAQSAESLRATGARLLLANTYHLLLRPGPEVFKKFSGIHRFMNWDGPVLTDSGGFQIFSLPHSRAINESGARFNSYVDGKTFLLSPESSIEMQQAIGSDIRMVLDQCIPSTAAYDEAREAMELTHRWALRAIAAHGDSAAALFGIVQGAAHTELRKQSVVFLRELPFDGLAIGGLAVGETHAERYDLTELVTELLPINLPRYLMGVGTPIDILEAVHRGVDMFDCIIPTQLAQRGVVFTSLGKLQLRRTAYKLNDDAVDTACDCQCCRQYSRAYLHHLIKSGEVLGWHLLGMHNLAFYHRLMLEMREQILAGRFAAYYREKRIELARSDEDHPSHAPRKAKSSQPARLGDYEIFRSAQGFSSIRQISSGEIMHSVIAPIEEANKLYIEQSALAERLNQSNSNELVIWDVGLGAATNAMTAIHCFEKCYAFNNALRPLRVISFERDLDPLILAAKYPGELPHLRHGAPTKILATGNWQHPSGLLHWQLLNGDFRVHLDAAPTPELIFYDPFSFKIDIELWTGEIFARIFRRCAGKPAELYTYSASTAVRVALLSAGFFVAQGIGSGPKIETTLAFTQAKSVTRHPLAPQLLDHKWLARWRRSEAKFPATVHENDKPQFAAMIENHRQFSAGL, from the coding sequence ATGCTAGATTCAGCGTGCGTTAATAGTCGCTTGCAGTTTACGTTAGAAGCCGAAGCAAACGGTTCCCGCGCCCGTGCGACAACATTTCAAACTCTTCACGGCCCAGTGGAAACGCCGATCTTCATGCCGGTCGGCACCCAAGCGACTGTCAAGGCGCAGAGCGCGGAAAGTTTGCGCGCCACCGGCGCGCGGCTGTTGTTGGCCAATACCTATCATCTATTGCTGCGGCCGGGGCCGGAAGTTTTCAAAAAATTCTCAGGCATTCACCGCTTCATGAACTGGGACGGCCCGGTGCTCACCGACTCCGGCGGGTTTCAGATTTTTTCGCTGCCGCATTCGCGGGCGATAAACGAAAGCGGCGCGCGCTTCAATAGCTACGTCGACGGCAAGACATTTTTGCTTTCACCGGAATCGAGCATCGAAATGCAGCAGGCCATCGGCAGCGACATCAGGATGGTGCTCGATCAGTGCATCCCGTCCACCGCCGCTTACGATGAAGCCCGTGAAGCGATGGAACTCACCCACCGCTGGGCGCTACGTGCGATCGCTGCCCACGGCGATTCCGCGGCTGCGTTGTTCGGTATCGTCCAGGGCGCCGCCCATACTGAACTGCGTAAGCAGAGCGTGGTATTCTTGCGCGAACTGCCCTTCGACGGCTTGGCCATCGGCGGTCTCGCAGTCGGCGAAACCCACGCCGAACGCTACGATCTCACCGAACTGGTCACCGAGCTGTTGCCGATAAATCTGCCGCGTTATCTGATGGGAGTAGGCACACCGATCGATATTCTCGAAGCGGTCCATCGCGGCGTCGACATGTTCGATTGCATCATTCCGACCCAATTGGCGCAACGCGGCGTGGTGTTTACCTCGCTGGGTAAACTACAATTGCGCCGCACCGCCTATAAATTGAATGACGACGCAGTGGACACCGCTTGCGACTGCCAATGTTGCCGGCAATACTCGCGCGCCTATCTGCATCATTTGATCAAATCAGGCGAGGTGTTGGGTTGGCATCTCTTGGGCATGCACAATCTGGCCTTCTATCATCGACTGATGCTCGAAATGCGCGAGCAGATTTTAGCCGGCAGATTCGCCGCTTACTATCGCGAGAAACGAATCGAATTGGCGCGCAGCGACGAAGATCATCCGTCCCACGCACCACGTAAGGCGAAGTCGAGCCAGCCCGCCCGTTTGGGCGATTACGAGATTTTCCGTTCTGCTCAAGGTTTCTCGAGCATTCGCCAAATCAGTTCCGGCGAAATCATGCACTCGGTAATCGCGCCCATTGAGGAAGCCAACAAACTTTACATCGAACAATCGGCCCTCGCCGAACGATTGAATCAAAGTAACAGCAACGAGTTGGTGATCTGGGACGTCGGCCTCGGCGCCGCCACCAATGCCATGACGGCGATTCACTGCTTCGAGAAATGCTACGCGTTTAACAACGCGCTGCGGCCCCTGCGCGTGATCAGCTTCGAGCGCGACCTCGACCCGCTCATCCTCGCCGCCAAATATCCCGGCGAGTTGCCGCACCTGCGCCACGGCGCGCCAACAAAGATTCTCGCCACTGGCAACTGGCAGCACCCGTCGGGACTGCTCCATTGGCAACTGCTCAACGGCGACTTTCGCGTTCACCTCGATGCGGCGCCAACTCCCGAGCTAATTTTTTACGACCCCTTCTCGTTCAAAATCGATATTGAACTGTGGACCGGCGAAATCTTCGCGCGGATTTTTCGCCGCTGCGCGGGCAAACCGGCGGAACTCTACACCTATTCGGCGTCCACCGCCGTGCGCGTGGCGCTCTTGAGCGCCGGCTTTTTTGTCGCCCAAGGGATTGGCAGCGGACCGAAAATCGAAACCACGCTGGCCTTCACCCAAGCCAAAAGCGTGACGCGCCATCCCCTGGCGCCGCAACTGCTCGATCACAAATGGCTGGCGCGCTGGCGCCGCAGCGAGGCCAAGTTTCCCGCGACGGTCCATGAAAACGACAAACCGCAGTTTGCCGCAATGATCGAAAACCACCGGCAATTTTCCGCTGGCTTGTGA
- a CDS encoding CinA family nicotinamide mononucleotide deamidase-related protein: protein MANAEIVAIGSELLLGQIVDTNSAWMAQRLTALGVNLYFKSVVGDNPARMKEVIARAIERADIVITSGGIGPTQDDLTRDIVAEVTGRKLIQDAGMLEQVESHFRRRGRPMTPNNLRQSYMPEGAIPVKNPNGTAPSFVVEDPRGIIFSLPGVPVEMKWLFENEVEPYLIKKFNLAEVIHYRVLKIVGIGESAVDDKVGHLIANSSNPTVGVLALPGQVDVRIAAKAANRDEAMKMIAPVEAEVRGLLGTAIFAADDETMELVTGKLLREKKQTVAACEDLTCGQLAERLQTASNENFGAGFICNGEAALRSLLKNSQAASRIDEVLKDPLALTDAMAQAARQQSGCDFGLALHAVADPNSKIQNLAGGETYVSLTDGKTFLRRESTSAGRGAYDRSRMTLNAIDLLRTALLEGMN from the coding sequence ATGGCAAACGCGGAAATCGTCGCGATCGGTTCGGAATTACTGCTCGGACAAATCGTCGATACCAATTCGGCTTGGATGGCGCAGCGGCTGACCGCGCTGGGTGTGAATCTCTATTTCAAATCGGTGGTCGGCGATAATCCAGCGCGTATGAAAGAAGTGATCGCGCGGGCGATCGAGCGCGCCGACATCGTCATCACCAGCGGCGGCATCGGCCCGACCCAAGACGATCTGACCCGCGACATCGTCGCCGAAGTTACCGGCCGTAAGCTGATTCAAGACGCCGGCATGTTGGAGCAGGTCGAAAGCCACTTTCGCCGGCGCGGCCGGCCTATGACGCCGAACAATTTGCGACAATCCTATATGCCCGAGGGCGCGATCCCGGTGAAAAATCCCAACGGCACCGCGCCGTCGTTTGTCGTCGAAGACCCGCGTGGAATTATCTTCTCCTTGCCCGGCGTGCCGGTGGAGATGAAGTGGCTGTTCGAAAACGAAGTCGAACCCTACCTGATCAAGAAATTCAATCTCGCCGAAGTGATTCACTACCGCGTGCTCAAGATCGTCGGCATCGGTGAGAGCGCGGTGGACGACAAGGTCGGCCACTTGATCGCCAACTCGAGCAATCCCACCGTCGGCGTCTTGGCGCTGCCCGGACAGGTCGACGTACGCATTGCCGCTAAGGCGGCCAACCGCGATGAGGCGATGAAGATGATCGCGCCGGTGGAAGCGGAGGTGCGCGGCTTGCTCGGCACGGCGATCTTCGCCGCCGACGATGAAACCATGGAGTTGGTCACGGGCAAACTGCTGCGTGAAAAAAAACAGACGGTGGCGGCGTGCGAAGATTTAACCTGCGGCCAGCTGGCGGAAAGGTTGCAGACCGCGAGCAACGAAAATTTCGGCGCCGGTTTTATCTGCAATGGCGAGGCGGCGCTTCGCTCATTGCTAAAAAATTCTCAAGCCGCGAGCCGGATCGATGAAGTTCTCAAGGATCCACTGGCGTTGACCGATGCCATGGCCCAGGCGGCGCGCCAGCAGTCGGGCTGCGACTTTGGCCTGGCGCTCCACGCCGTCGCCGATCCCAACAGCAAGATTCAAAATCTCGCCGGCGGCGAGACTTATGTGTCGCTCACCGACGGCAAAACCTTTTTGCGCCGCGAAAGCACCAGCGCCGGGCGCGGCGCCTATGACCGCTCGCGCATGACGCTCAACGCGATTGATTTGCTCAGGACGGCGTTGTTGGAGGGGATGAATTGA